TAGCTCGCGCGCGAAGAAAAGCGCGTTGTCGGCCGAGTTCTGGTAGTAGGTGGAGCTGATGTCGAGGGAGCCCCTGAGGGCGTTGACCACCTGGGCGTCGAACCATTTGTCCACCGATCGCGTCACCAGGCTTCCGGCGGTCAGGAACAGGAACACGGTGGGCACCAGCGACAGACCGATGAACGCGAACACCAGGCGGGCCTGGAGGCGGGAGCCCAGGATGCGCCGGCGCCGGTCCAGCACCAGCTTCAGGAGGTTCCGCACCACCAGGAACACCAGCAACACCAGCAGGATGATGTTGAGGTTGACCAGCAGGAAGAACGCGATATTGCTGACGAGGGTGTAGTCCGCGGAAACGTCCGGAAGGATGTCCTCGAAGAACGCGAACAGCAGGATCAACAGGGCGGCGATGAGGATCAACCACCCCTCGCGCCGGCGCCGTCTGCGTTCCGCGGATTGCAGCGCCTGCGCCCGTTCTTCGTCGGCCTTGGCTGTGCTGCTCATTGGAGTGGCCATACCCGCTGCCCTGGTGCGTTGCGTCACACCAGGCACGGAATACGAATGCACGGCATCACACTAACGTTTCCACCGGCAAAGCACAAAGGAAATGAGCACAAGCGCCTCGCGCGCCGCCTACAGCAAACGCTTCTGGCGCTTCTCCCGGTCCACGCGCGACGCCGACTGCGACCGTCCCAGGTGCCGGTAGGCCATCGGCGTGGCCACTCGGCCCTGGGGACGCCGCTCCAGGAAACCGGCCTGGATGAGGTAGGGTTCGTAGGCGTCCTCGACGGTGCCGCGCTCCTCGCCGGTGGCGGCGGCGAGGGTGTCCAGGCCCACCGGACCGCCGTCGAACTTGTCGATGATGGTGACGAGGATCAGCGTGTCCATCTTGTCGCACCCCTGCTCGTCCACCTCCAGCATCTCCAGCGCCCGGCACGCCACCGGCCGGGTGACCCTGCCCTCGCCGTGGACCTCCGCGTAGTCCCGCACCCGGCGCAGCAGCCGGTTGGCGATGCGCGGCGTGCCGCGGGAGCGGCGCGCGATTTCCATGAAACCCGCGTCGTCGCCGCCCACGCCCAGCAGCGACGCCGAGCGGGCCAACAGCTTGGTCAGTACCTCCGGCTCGTAGAAGTCGAGGCGGAACACCGCGCCGAACCGGTTGCGCAAGGCCGGCGTCAAGAGGCCGGAACGGGTGGTGGCGCCGATGAGGGTGAAGCGCTTCAGATCGAGCTTGATGGACTTGGCGCCGGGACCCTGCCCGATCATCACGTCCACCTGGAAGTCTTCCATGGCCGGGTAGAGCACCTCCTCCACCACGTGGTTGAGGCGATGGATCTCGTCGATGAACAGGATGTCGCCGGCATCCAGGTTCGTCAGCAGAGCGGCCAGGTCCCCGGGGCGCTCGATCACCGGACCCGAGGTAGGACGGATGTCTACCCCCATCTCGTGCGAGATGAGGTGCGCCAGCGAGGTCTTGCCGAGCCCGGGAGGGCCGTGGAAGAGCAGGTGGTCGAGGACGTCACCGCGCTGCTTGGCGGCGGTGATGGCGATGGCGAGGTTGGCCTTGACCTTGTCCTGACCGACGTATTCGCTGAAGCGCCGCGGACGCAGGCTCGAGTCGTAGACGACGTCGTCTTCCGTGCCCGTGGGCGAGATGGTCCTGTTTTCCATGAACGCGGTTCGACGAGCACCGATACGCTAGTGTGCTAGAGGCTGAGCTGGCGCAGGGCTTCCTTGAGCACGGTCTCCAGATCGGCGGCACCCTTGTCCAGCAACCGCCGCACCACCCGGTCCGCATCGGCGCGGCGGTAACCCAGATTCACGAGCGCCGACACCGCGTCGCCACGGATTCCCGGGTCCACCGCCGTCGACTCCGCGGCGCTTTCCGGCAACCCTGCTATTTTATCACGCAGCTCCACGATCATGCGATCGGCCATGCGTTTGCCGATCCCGGGAATCGACACCAGGCGGGCGACGTCGCCGTCCCGCAGTGCGGCCAGCAACTCACCCGCGGCAAGGCCGGACAGGATGTTGAGCGCCAGCCGCGGGCCGATGCCCGACACCCCGGTGAGCAGCGTGAACGCTTGCTTCTCCGCCGGATCGAAGAAACCGAACAACTGGATGGCGTCTTCCCGGACGTGGGTGTACACGAACAGGCTCACCGGCTCTCCCACTTCCGGCAGCCGGTAGAACACGCTCAGCGCCGTGAAGAGCTGATAGCCGACGCCGTTGACGTCGACGATGACCTCGCCGGGCGCCTTCTGGTCCAATGTGCCGCGAACCTTGGCGATCACGATAAGACTCGGAATGATGCGGCGATGGGTCGGATGTTCCTCACTGCTTGCCGCCGGGGAGAGCCTCGACCGGCCAGCGCAGCCCGCGGGAGCTTCTCCCGCTCCGGCCCGACGTCGCGACGGCACTGGTGTGGAACGCGCGCAGATGGCCGTGGCATATGGCCGCCGCCAGCGCGTCGGCGGCGTCCTCCTGCGGTTCCGCGGCGAGTTCGAGGAGGACGGTGACCATCTGCTGTATCTGTGCCTTGCTCGCGTGCCCGTAGCCTGTCACCGCCTTCTTCACCTGGACCGAGTTGTACTCCGCGACCGGCACGTCACCCTCCGCGGCGGCCAGCAGCGCCACGCCGCGCACCTGGCCGAGTTTCAGCGCACTCTGAACGTTGCGCGCGAGAAAGACCTTCTCCAGGCTGACTTGAGTAGGCTGGTGTTCTCGGACGACGCGGATCAACTCCGTGAAGATGCGGTGGAGGCGACGGTCCTGCGACAAGGTCGCGGCGGCTCTTACCGTGCCATGGGCGACGTGCCGGAGCCGGCTTCCGTCGACGCGGATGACGCCCCAGCCGGTCTTGATGGTTCCGGGGTCTATGCCCAGGATCGTTTCGATAGGAACTTCTCCGATCCCGCCGGCATCAACCGGCCTTCTCGAGCATCTCGTCCGGTATGTCGAAGTTCGCCGCGACGCTCTGGACGTCGTCGTGGTCCTCAAGCTCCTCCGTGAGGCTGAGGGTGCGCTCGGCCTCCTTCTCACCGAGGGTCGTGGTGTTCTTGGGGATCATGGTGACTTCGGCCGAGACCACGGCGACCTTGGCGTTGTCGAGGCTTTCCCGGACCGCGTTGAAGTCCTCCGGCGCGGTGACGATCTCGAAGACATCATCGCTCTCGGCGACATCCTCGGCGCCGGCCTCGAGCGTCAGACCGATCAACTCCTCCTCGTCCACCGCGTCCTTGGAGACGACGATGAGCCCTTTGCTGTCGAACATCCATGCCACGCAGCCGGTCTCGCCGAGGCTGCCGCCGTGCTTGCTGAAGAGGTGCCGGATGTCGGACACCGTACGCTTGCGGTTGTCCGTCAGCACCTGCACCAGGAAGGCGGCGCCGCCCGGGCCGTAACCCTCGTAGCTGATCTCCTCGTAGGACACTCCTTCGAGCTCGCCCGTGCCCTTCTTGATGGCGCGCTCGATGTTGTCGTTGGGCATGCTGTTGTCACGGGCGGTCTGCACCGCCGTGCGCAGGCGCGGGTTGGCCGCGATATCCCCGCCGCCCATGCGCGCCGCCGCCGTGATCTCCTTGATGAACTTGGTGAACAGCTTGCCTCGCTTGGCGTCCTTGGCCGCCTTCTTGTGCTTGATGGTGCTCCATTTCGAATGTCCGGACATGGCGCGACGCTCTCCTCCAACAGGATCAGCCGGCACCGACCGCCAGGTCGGGGTTGCCGGAATGCTTGCCGACCCGTTGACCCAAACACGGGAACGCGCGCGGCGAACGTGTCGGCGAATGAAAAGTTACCACAACTGACACCGGCCCGTAAACGAGCCGGACGAGGGGTGTCCCGGTGCGCCGCTTCCATGACACCGACATTCCGGTATAATCGGGAAGCGATGGTTTCCCCACTCCTCTGGCGCCCGCGCGGCCGCGTTTGGCTCTGGGCCATCGCAACCCTCGTGGCGCTTTCCGCGTGCGCGCCGTCGAAGCCCGATCCCACGAAAGCGGATTCGTCGCAGCCCGACGTGTCACGGCCCGCTCCATCGGTGCCGCCGGACACGCCGCGCGTCCCCACCCCTCCCGCGGTTCCGCTCTCGCAGGAGGGCATCGCCTCGTGGTACGGCCCCGGCTTCCACGGGAAGAAGACCACAAGCGGTACCGTCTACGACCAGCACGGCATGACCGCCGCGCACCAGACCCTGCCGCTGGGCTCCAGCGTTCACGTCACCAATCTCACCAACGGCAAGTCCGTGACCGTGCTGATCAACGACCGCGGCCCGTTCGTCAAGAACCGGGTGATCGACCTTTCCTACGCCGCCGCCCGCGCGGTGGACATGATCCGGCCGGGCACCGCGCCGGTGCGGGTGGAGGTCGTGGACACGGGCGGGCACGACCTGACGGCCATCCCCGAGCGGCTCGACTACACCTTGCAGGTGGGGGCCTTCTCGGACCTGGAAAAGGCCCGTGAACTGAAGGCCCGCCTCGAGAGCCGACACGACAGGCCTGTAGTGATAGAGCCCCACGAAGGCTACTACCGGGTCCGCCTCGGAACCTTCAGCGGTGAGGACGAAGCCAGAGAATACGGTGCCCGCCTGTCTCGGGAAGGACTGCCCGTGGTGCTCGTGGAGGTGTGGCCGCCGGTGGCGGGGCAGTGACGCCGGTGATCGAAGCGGTCAAGACGCAACGTCAAGCCGCCTCCCCTGCCTCGGAGGTCAATTCGTCCATCAAGCCACCCAGGGGGATGGTTTCAGTCCCGCCAGCCTGGAGAAAGCGCCGCGCGCCGCCATATACCACGATTTGCCGGGCGGCACCGATGTCCGTGCAGGCGATGTGGAACCCCCTGGAGGGTGTGGGGGCGCTGACGGACCGTTTGATCTCGATGGCCCAGCGGCGGCCGGGGTCGAACTCCAGCACCAAGTCCACTTCGGCGCCGGCCTGAGTGCGGTAGTAGAACGGCTGCGCCCAAGACGGCGCGACCGCCAGCAGGTTCTCGATCGCAAAGCCTTCCCAACTGCCGCCCGCCACCGGGTGCGCGAGCACATCTTCGAGGGTACGCAGCCCCAGCAGGGCGTGAGCGACTCCGCTGTCGCGCAGGTAGAGGCGGGGCGCCCGGACGAGGCGCTTGCCCACGTTGCCGGACCAGGGTGGCAGGCGCCGGACCAGCAGCAGGTCCACCAGGAGGTCCATGTAGCGTTGCAGAGTCCGTACGTGAAGGGAGAGGGCTGAGGCCAGCCGCGCGGCATTGAAGGGTGCGCCTTGTGCGTGGGCCAGCATGGTCCACAACCGGCGCAAGGTCTCGGCCGGCAGGCGGGCGTCGAAAAACGGGATGTCGCGCTCCAGGTAGGTACGGATGAAGTCGCGCCGCCACGTGAAGCTGGCCCGTTCGCCCGGTGCCAGCCAGGCTCCCGGAAAGCCTCCACGCAACCACAAGCGTCCGGCGTCATCATCGCCGGTCTCGGTAAGGTCCAGGGGCATGATAAGATATCAGGAGAGGTTCTCGGGAGATACCGCATCCCCTTGCCGATGCACCCGCATCGACCGCCAATCAGGCCCGTCCACCGACCGCCAGGAAGTACCGGTCGCCTTCCTGATGCACCCGTTCGTCCGCCACGAGCTTCAACAGGTGGGCCTCCACGGAAGAGTGCGCCACGCGTATGAGAGCCGCCGGATAGTCGACGTAGATCACCGCCACCAGGTCGCCGATGGAATGGCGCCCGTCGCGCAGGCCCTGGAGGATCTGCTCCTCGCGCATCAGGCGATGGTCGATGTACTCCCGGATCTTGGCCATTGGCTCGGTGACGAACGGGCCGTGGCCCGGCAGCAGCAGGTCGATGTCCAGCGACAGGAGCTTCTCCAGGGAGGCCATGTAGTGGGCCATGTTCCCTTCCCCGGCCGGCACCACCGTGGTGCCCTTGCCCAGGATGTGGTCTCCAGAGAAGAGGATCTTCTTTTCGCGCTCGTAGAAACAGCAGTGCCCGGCCTCGTGCCCCGGGGTGAACACCACCTCCAGCTCCCCGCCGTCATAGGCGATGCGGTCACCCTCGTCGTAGGTGAAGTCCTCGCCGCCCAGGTGGCCCGCGCGCACCCGTGAAATTCCCACCTCCGCGCCCGTGCGCTCCTTGAGCGCCAGCGCGCCGCCGCAGTGGTCCATGTGGATGTGGGTCAGCAGAATGCGGGTGATGCGGCTCCCCCCCAGCGCCTCCACCTCGGCCAGCAGCCCGTCGATGTTCTCGTCCGAACCCAGGGCCACGTCGATGACCGTGATTTCCTCGCGCCCCAGCAGGTACTGGTTCGTCCCCCGAAGCGTCATGTAGCCGGGATTGGTGGCGGTGAGGCAGCGGAGGTTCTCGGTGTTCTCTACCTTGGGCATGAACTGGTGTCCTTGTATTCAGCCGCTCGAAGCCGGGTCCTGAACCCGGACCTCGATCTGGCGGCCTGCGCACGGCGCCGTCTCCGTCATGCGCCGCCCAGGGCCTCGGCCATCTCCAGCGTCCGGCGCGCCCGCTCGATGATCGGGCGGTCGAGGAGCTGGCCGCCGAAGGCCACCGAACCGTCGCCGCGGGCGGCGGCCTCCTCGTAGGCCTCGATGACCTTGCGGGCGTAGTCGATTTCCTCGGGGCCGGGGCTGAAGGCGGCGTTGATGGGCGCGATCTGGGCCGGATGGATGGACGACATGCCGGTGAAGCCCAGGCGTCGCGACTGCAAGGCGAACCGCGCGAGGCCGGCGGGGTCCTGGAGGTCCACCCAGACTCCGTCCACCGCCTGGACGTGGGCCGAGGCCGCCGCCACCACCATCGCGGAGCGCGCGTAGATAAGTTCCTGCGCCTCGCCTTCCCGCGAGGTGGGGAGCCCCAGTTCGCGGCCGAAGTCCTCCGCCCCGAACATGAGCCCGACGACGCGCGGAGAGCAACCCGCGATGGCCGGCGCCGCCAGGAGTCCCCTGGGGCTCTCGATGGCCACCAGCATCTTCACCGTCGTGCCCGTGGACGCCTCGTGCGCCGCCACCAGCGACTCCACGGCGGCGATCTCTTCGGGCGACTCCACCTTGGGCAGCACCAGCCCGTCCAGGCCCGGGCGCAGCACCGCCTCGAGGTCGTCCGCCATGCGCTGGTGGCCGATGGCGTTGATGCGCACGTAGCGCAACGGCTGCCCCGGGCTCCGCTCGCGCCCCAGGGCCTCGCCGATGAGACGCCGGGCCTCGTCCTTCTCCGCCGGCGCCACGCCGTCCTCGATGTCCAGCATGAGCGCGTCCGCGTCCAGTCCCAGGGCCTTGTCGATCATCCGCTGCCGGTGCCCCGGCACGAACATCCAGGAACGTTGCAAATCCATGGTGATCTACCTCAAGGTGAGCTCAATACGACCGCGGCATGCCGAGCACGTGCTGCCCCAGGTAGGCCAGCACCAGGTTGTTGCTCACCGGCGCGATGGTCAGGAGCCGGGTCTCACGGAACTTGCGCTCCACGTCGTAGTCCACCGACAGGCCGTAGCCGCCGTGGGTGGTGATGCAGGCGTTGGCCGCTTCCCACGCGGCCTCGGAGGCCAGCAGCTTGGCCATGTTGGCCTCGGCGCCGCAGCGCTCGCCGCGGTCGAACTTCGATGCCGCGTGCCAGCGCACCAGGTCCGCCGCCTCGATGTGCGCGTAGGCCTGGGCGATGGGGAACTGGATCCCCTGGTTGGCGCCGATGGGCCGGCCGAACACCTTGCGCTCGCCCGCGTAGCGTGACGCCCGCTCCACGAACCAGCGCCCGTCCCCCACCGCTTCGGCGGCGATGAGCACCCGCTCCGCGTTCCAGCCGTCGATGATGTAGCGGAAGCCCATGCCCTCCTCGCCGATGAGGTTCTCCGCCGGCACCTCCATGTCGGAGAAGAAGAGCGCGTTGGTATGATGGTTGATCATCATGTCCAGAGGCTTCACTTCCAGCGCATCGCCCGCCTCCCGGATGTCCACCAGAAACGCCGACAGCCCACGGGTCTTGTCCGTCAACTCGTCGTAGGGCGTGGTGCGCGCCAGCAGCAGCATCAGGTCCGACTGCAGCACCCGCGAGATGAAGATCTTCTGCCCGTTGATCACGTAGCGGTCGCCCTTGCGCACGGCGGTGGTGCGGATGCGCGTGGTCTCGGAGCCGGAGTCGGGCTCGGTGACCCCGAACGCCTGGAGCCGCAGCTTGCCGCTGGCCACGCCGGGCAGATAGCGCCCCTTCTGCTCCTCGCTGCCGTGCCGCAGCACCGTACCCATGGTGTACATCTGCGCGTGGCACGCGGTGGAGTTGCCGCCCCAGCGGTTGATCTCCTCCAGGATGATGCTCGCCTCGGTGATGCCGAGTCCGATGCCGCCGTACTCCTCCGGGATCAGCGCAGCCAGCCAGCCCAGCTCCGTGAGCTTGCCGACGAACGCCTCCGGATACTCGCCCTTCGCGTCCACGTCCCGCCAATAGGGGTCGGAAAAGTCCTGGCAGACCTTGCGGATCTCCTCCCGGAGCTGCACTTGATCCTCGGTAAGGGTGAAATCCATCATGGGTGCGGGTACTATACAAAGAGGAGGCCTTGAATGCCAATTTGCGCCTGCGTCGCCAGATTGTTTCAAGACGTTTGCTATGCTGGCGACTTGTTGAAGCACTCCACGGCTCGTGGCAAGCTTCAAATCGGTCTTCAATATCGCAAAGAACACGGGTTGATGGCCCTGACTCTGAAGTCTTGGAGGGAAGAGTGAAATTCAACGTAACAGTTGACCGGGACGAAGACGGGGTATGGGTGGTGGAATGCCCCGCCATACCAGGCTGCGTCAGCCAGGGAGAGACAAAGCGCCAAGCCCTGGAGAACATCAAGGAAGCTATCGCGCTCTGTCTGGAGGTTCGAGCAGAGAAGGGCCTTCCACTGACGATTGAGACGCGACAGATAGAGATTGCGGTTTGACTCCCGCCTTGCGCCCCTTGAGCGGCCAAGAGGTCGTGAACAAGGAAGTTGCCAAAGGCACCCTCAGAAGCCTCCTTCGGTCCGCCGGGCTCACCGTGGACGAATTCCTGGCTGGCGGAAGGGCGCGCTGAGGCGCGTTTCTCTCCTGTAGGTTTTCGATATGACAACACATCGAGGTCGGTTGAGCCTGCCTGGGTTCTTTCGCTCTACGTTTGTTTTGGTCGGCGTGAGTCTCGGGCTGGCGATCACGGTCGCCCTCCAGGCGAAGCCCCTGGGGACGCTGGATGTGGGGAAATTCTCGGCCGCGAAGGCCGGCGGAGCCTTCCCGGACGGTTGGGAGCCGCTCACCTTCGACAAGATCGAGAAGCACACGGAATACGCACTCGTGGAGGACAACGGGACGGTGGCGGTCAAGGCGGTGAGCCGGGCGTCGGCTTCGGGACTGGTGCGCAAGGTGGACATCGACCCGATGCAATATCCGGTGGTGGAGTGGCGCTGGAAGGTCGAGAACGTCCTGAAGAAGGGCGACGTCACCCGCAAGGACGGCGACGACTACCCGGCCCGGCTGTACATCACGTTCAGGTACGACAGCAGCAAGGTGGGGTTCTTCGAGCGCGCCAAGTACGAAGCCATCCGGTTCGCCCACGGGGAATATCCCCCCTTGGGGGCGATGAACTACATCTGGGAGAGCAAGAGTCCGGTGGGAACCGTTGTCCCCAACCCCTACACCGGCCGCGTCCGGATGTTCGTGCTGCAGAGCGGCAACGGCAAGTCCGGCGAGTGGGTGACGGAGTCGCGCAATCTCGTGGAGGACTACCGCAGGGCCTTCGGCGGCGACCCGCCGCGCATCTCGGGCGTGGCGGTGATGACCGATACCGACAACACGGGCGAGTCCGCGGTGGCCTGGTTCGGTGACATCGTGTTCAAGGCGCGGTGACCCGAGGCCGGGTTTTCACTCTTGAGTGTGAGCTGTGCTACCCTGCCGCAAGCGTGCCGACACTCCGGTGCGTCATTCCCGAGGAGCAGGCTGTGTCCAAGACCGCGCTCCAACAAGAAATGGCACAGCCACCCCTAATCGTCATTCCCGCGGAAGCGGGAACCCAGGGGTGGAGAGGGGCAAACGGAACAAAGGCTGAAGGAGATTTCCCATGGCGGTCGTACAGGGCTGGGAAGGACGTTATTTCGAGGACTTCAACGTCGGCGACGTGTACCGGTGCCGGGTCGGGCGCACGGTCACGGAGAACGACAACATCTGGTTCACGCTGCTCACCAACAACACCAACCAGATCCACTTCAACAACGAGTACGGCAAGCGCACCGAGTTCGGGAAGTGCCTGATCAACAGCGCCCTCACCCTGGCCATCGTGGCGGGCATGGGGGTAGCGGACGTGAGCGAGAACGGCTTCGCCCTGGGCTGGGACCAGATCCGGCTGCCCAACCCGCTG
Above is a window of Deltaproteobacteria bacterium DNA encoding:
- a CDS encoding MaoC family dehydratase, yielding MAVVQGWEGRYFEDFNVGDVYRCRVGRTVTENDNIWFTLLTNNTNQIHFNNEYGKRTEFGKCLINSALTLAIVAGMGVADVSENGFALGWDQIRLPNPLFAGDTLYSESEVLEKRDSRSKPQWGIVKVRTRGVQQEGKVVIDYARSVMVWRKEFAPRRDIFPEIVDGD
- a CDS encoding YebC/PmpR family DNA-binding transcriptional regulator encodes the protein MSGHSKWSTIKHKKAAKDAKRGKLFTKFIKEITAAARMGGGDIAANPRLRTAVQTARDNSMPNDNIERAIKKGTGELEGVSYEEISYEGYGPGGAAFLVQVLTDNRKRTVSDIRHLFSKHGGSLGETGCVAWMFDSKGLIVVSKDAVDEEELIGLTLEAGAEDVAESDDVFEIVTAPEDFNAVRESLDNAKVAVVSAEVTMIPKNTTTLGEKEAERTLSLTEELEDHDDVQSVAANFDIPDEMLEKAG
- the ruvB gene encoding Holliday junction branch migration DNA helicase RuvB translates to MENRTISPTGTEDDVVYDSSLRPRRFSEYVGQDKVKANLAIAITAAKQRGDVLDHLLFHGPPGLGKTSLAHLISHEMGVDIRPTSGPVIERPGDLAALLTNLDAGDILFIDEIHRLNHVVEEVLYPAMEDFQVDVMIGQGPGAKSIKLDLKRFTLIGATTRSGLLTPALRNRFGAVFRLDFYEPEVLTKLLARSASLLGVGGDDAGFMEIARRSRGTPRIANRLLRRVRDYAEVHGEGRVTRPVACRALEMLEVDEQGCDKMDTLILVTIIDKFDGGPVGLDTLAAATGEERGTVEDAYEPYLIQAGFLERRPQGRVATPMAYRHLGRSQSASRVDREKRQKRLL
- a CDS encoding MBL fold metallo-hydrolase, whose translation is MPKVENTENLRCLTATNPGYMTLRGTNQYLLGREEITVIDVALGSDENIDGLLAEVEALGGSRITRILLTHIHMDHCGGALALKERTGAEVGISRVRAGHLGGEDFTYDEGDRIAYDGGELEVVFTPGHEAGHCCFYEREKKILFSGDHILGKGTTVVPAGEGNMAHYMASLEKLLSLDIDLLLPGHGPFVTEPMAKIREYIDHRLMREEQILQGLRDGRHSIGDLVAVIYVDYPAALIRVAHSSVEAHLLKLVADERVHQEGDRYFLAVGGRA
- a CDS encoding DUF4143 domain-containing protein, giving the protein MPLDLTETGDDDAGRLWLRGGFPGAWLAPGERASFTWRRDFIRTYLERDIPFFDARLPAETLRRLWTMLAHAQGAPFNAARLASALSLHVRTLQRYMDLLVDLLLVRRLPPWSGNVGKRLVRAPRLYLRDSGVAHALLGLRTLEDVLAHPVAGGSWEGFAIENLLAVAPSWAQPFYYRTQAGAEVDLVLEFDPGRRWAIEIKRSVSAPTPSRGFHIACTDIGAARQIVVYGGARRFLQAGGTETIPLGGLMDELTSEAGEAA
- the ruvC gene encoding crossover junction endodeoxyribonuclease RuvC, which gives rise to MRRRPSAPSASRRSLRTTTTSRASRRTSTYRTRCSRRPVDAGGIGEVPIETILGIDPGTIKTGWGVIRVDGSRLRHVAHGTVRAAATLSQDRRLHRIFTELIRVVREHQPTQVSLEKVFLARNVQSALKLGQVRGVALLAAAEGDVPVAEYNSVQVKKAVTGYGHASKAQIQQMVTVLLELAAEPQEDAADALAAAICHGHLRAFHTSAVATSGRSGRSSRGLRWPVEALPGGKQ
- a CDS encoding type II toxin-antitoxin system HicB family antitoxin, yielding MKFNVTVDRDEDGVWVVECPAIPGCVSQGETKRQALENIKEAIALCLEVRAEKGLPLTIETRQIEIAV
- a CDS encoding DUF3047 domain-containing protein, whose protein sequence is MTTHRGRLSLPGFFRSTFVLVGVSLGLAITVALQAKPLGTLDVGKFSAAKAGGAFPDGWEPLTFDKIEKHTEYALVEDNGTVAVKAVSRASASGLVRKVDIDPMQYPVVEWRWKVENVLKKGDVTRKDGDDYPARLYITFRYDSSKVGFFERAKYEAIRFAHGEYPPLGAMNYIWESKSPVGTVVPNPYTGRVRMFVLQSGNGKSGEWVTESRNLVEDYRRAFGGDPPRISGVAVMTDTDNTGESAVAWFGDIVFKAR
- a CDS encoding acyl-CoA/acyl-ACP dehydrogenase, with protein sequence MDFTLTEDQVQLREEIRKVCQDFSDPYWRDVDAKGEYPEAFVGKLTELGWLAALIPEEYGGIGLGITEASIILEEINRWGGNSTACHAQMYTMGTVLRHGSEEQKGRYLPGVASGKLRLQAFGVTEPDSGSETTRIRTTAVRKGDRYVINGQKIFISRVLQSDLMLLLARTTPYDELTDKTRGLSAFLVDIREAGDALEVKPLDMMINHHTNALFFSDMEVPAENLIGEEGMGFRYIIDGWNAERVLIAAEAVGDGRWFVERASRYAGERKVFGRPIGANQGIQFPIAQAYAHIEAADLVRWHAASKFDRGERCGAEANMAKLLASEAAWEAANACITTHGGYGLSVDYDVERKFRETRLLTIAPVSNNLVLAYLGQHVLGMPRSY
- a CDS encoding CoA ester lyase; the encoded protein is MDLQRSWMFVPGHRQRMIDKALGLDADALMLDIEDGVAPAEKDEARRLIGEALGRERSPGQPLRYVRINAIGHQRMADDLEAVLRPGLDGLVLPKVESPEEIAAVESLVAAHEASTGTTVKMLVAIESPRGLLAAPAIAGCSPRVVGLMFGAEDFGRELGLPTSREGEAQELIYARSAMVVAAASAHVQAVDGVWVDLQDPAGLARFALQSRRLGFTGMSSIHPAQIAPINAAFSPGPEEIDYARKVIEAYEEAAARGDGSVAFGGQLLDRPIIERARRTLEMAEALGGA
- the ruvA gene encoding Holliday junction branch migration protein RuvA → MIAKVRGTLDQKAPGEVIVDVNGVGYQLFTALSVFYRLPEVGEPVSLFVYTHVREDAIQLFGFFDPAEKQAFTLLTGVSGIGPRLALNILSGLAAGELLAALRDGDVARLVSIPGIGKRMADRMIVELRDKIAGLPESAAESTAVDPGIRGDAVSALVNLGYRRADADRVVRRLLDKGAADLETVLKEALRQLSL